A window of the Tursiops truncatus isolate mTurTru1 chromosome 14, mTurTru1.mat.Y, whole genome shotgun sequence genome harbors these coding sequences:
- the E2F6 gene encoding transcription factor E2F6 isoform X2: MSQQRPARKLPSLLVDPAEETVRRRCRDPINVEGLLPSKIRINLEDNVQYVSMRKALKVKRPRFDVSLVYLTRKFMDLVRSAPGGILDLNKVATKLGVRKRRVYDITNVLDGIDLVEKKSKNHIRWIGSDLSNFGAVPQQKKLQEELSDLSAMEDALDELIKDCAQQLFKLTDDKENERLAYVTYQDIHSIQAFHEQIVIAVKAPAETRLDVPAPREDSITVHIRSTQGPIDVYLCEVEQSHPSSNVSDGVGASSSESRHPEQPAPEKEENPPQQSEELLEVSN; this comes from the exons ATGAGTCAGCAGCGGCCGGCGCGGAAGCTGCCCAGCCTGCTCGTGGACCCGGCGGAGGAGACGGTGCGGCGCCGCTGCCGAGACCCCATCAACGTGGAGGGCCTGCTG CCATCAAAAATAAGGATTAATTTAGAAGATAATGTACAATATGTGTCCATGAGAA AAGCTCTAAAAGTGAAGAGACCTCGTTTTGATGTGTCACTGGTTTATTTAACTCGAAAATTTATGGATCTTGTCAGATCTGCTCCTGGGGGTATTCTTGACTTAAACAAGGTTGCAACAAAACTAGGCGTACGAAAACGAAGAGTGTATGACATCACCAATGTTCTGGATGGAATTGATCTGGTTGAAAAGAAGTCTAAGAACCATATTCGATGGAT agggTCTGATCTGAGCAATTTTGGAGCAGTGCCCCAACAGAAGAAGCTGCAGGAAGAACTTTCTGATTTATCGGCGATGGAGGACGCTCTGGATGAGTTAATTAAGGATTGTGCTCAGCAGCTGTTCAAGTTAACAGAcgacaaagaaaatgaaag ACTAGCATATGTGACGTATCAAGATATTCATAGCATTCAAGCCTTCCATGAACAGATTGTAATTGCAGTTAAGGCTCCGGCAGAAACCAGGTTGGATGTTCCAGCGCCCAGAGAA GACTCTATCACGGTCCATATCAGGAGCACTCAGGGGCCTATCGATGTTTATCTGTGTGAAGTGGAGCAGAGCCACCCAAGCAGTAACGTGTCGGACGGTGTCGGCGCCTCTTCATCTGAAAGCAGACATCCAGAGCAGCCCGCCCCTGAGAAAG aagaaaacccTCCACAGCAAAGTGAAGAACTGCTTGAAGTGAGCAATTGA
- the E2F6 gene encoding transcription factor E2F6 isoform X1 produces MDLVRSAPGGILDLNKVATKLGVRKRRVYDITNVLDGIDLVEKKSKNHIRWIGSDLSNFGAVPQQKKLQEELSDLSAMEDALDELIKDCAQQLFKLTDDKENERLAYVTYQDIHSIQAFHEQIVIAVKAPAETRLDVPAPREDSITVHIRSTQGPIDVYLCEVEQSHPSSNVSDGVGASSSESRHPEQPAPEKEENPPQQSEELLEVSN; encoded by the exons ATGGATCTTGTCAGATCTGCTCCTGGGGGTATTCTTGACTTAAACAAGGTTGCAACAAAACTAGGCGTACGAAAACGAAGAGTGTATGACATCACCAATGTTCTGGATGGAATTGATCTGGTTGAAAAGAAGTCTAAGAACCATATTCGATGGAT agggTCTGATCTGAGCAATTTTGGAGCAGTGCCCCAACAGAAGAAGCTGCAGGAAGAACTTTCTGATTTATCGGCGATGGAGGACGCTCTGGATGAGTTAATTAAGGATTGTGCTCAGCAGCTGTTCAAGTTAACAGAcgacaaagaaaatgaaag ACTAGCATATGTGACGTATCAAGATATTCATAGCATTCAAGCCTTCCATGAACAGATTGTAATTGCAGTTAAGGCTCCGGCAGAAACCAGGTTGGATGTTCCAGCGCCCAGAGAA GACTCTATCACGGTCCATATCAGGAGCACTCAGGGGCCTATCGATGTTTATCTGTGTGAAGTGGAGCAGAGCCACCCAAGCAGTAACGTGTCGGACGGTGTCGGCGCCTCTTCATCTGAAAGCAGACATCCAGAGCAGCCCGCCCCTGAGAAAG aagaaaacccTCCACAGCAAAGTGAAGAACTGCTTGAAGTGAGCAATTGA